The Triticum dicoccoides isolate Atlit2015 ecotype Zavitan unplaced genomic scaffold, WEW_v2.0 scaffold3447, whole genome shotgun sequence genomic interval CCCTCAAACCAAACAGCCCTACCTATCGCGCCTCATGAAGGTGCTAGCCATGGAAGGACTACGCTTTGTCAGCGTTACAAACGGCGACGTGTACCACCTAAACACGCTGTCTCGACTCCTCATCAGCGACGAGGGCAGCCACGCGTGGCGGATGTCGCCGTGCGTGATGCTATCAACCACGCCGCAGTTCATTGGATCCGCTCTGCGCCTGGGGCAATGGTTCCAGAGTGAGGGCGACGGCGACGGNNNNNNNNNNNNNNNNNNNNNNNNNNNNNNNNNNNNNNNNNNNNNNNNNNNNNNNNNNNNNNNNNNNNNNNNNNNNNNNNNNNNNNNNNNNNNNNNNNNNNNNNNNNNNNNNNNNNNNNNNNNNNNNNNNNNNNNNNNNNNNNNNNNNNNNNNNNNNNNNNNNNNNNNNNNNNNNNNNNNNNNNNNNNNNNNNNNNNNNNNNNNNNNNNNNNNNNNNNNNNNNNNNNNNNNNNNNNNNNNNNNNNNNNNNNNNNNNNNNNNNNNNNNNNNNNNNNNNNNNNNNNNNNNNNNNNNNNNNNNNNNNNNNNNNNNNNNNNNNNNNNNNNNNNNNNNNNNNNNNNNNNNNNNNNNNNNNNNNNNNNNNNNNNNNNNNNNNNNNNNNNNNNNNNNNNNNNNNNNNNNNNNNNNNNNNNNNNNNNNNNNNNNNNNNNNNNNNNNNNNNNNNNNNNNNNNNNNNNNNNNNNNNNNNNNNNNNNNNNNNNNNNNNNNNNNNNNNNNNNNNNNNNNNNNNNNNNNNNNNNNNNNNNNNNNNNNNNNNNNNNNNNNNNNNNNNNNNNNNNNNNNNNNNNNNNNNNNNNNNNNNNNNNNNNNNNNNNNNNNNNNNNNNNNNNNNNNNNNNNNNNNNNNNNNNNNNNNNNNNNNNNNNNNNNNNNNNNNNNNNNNNNNNNNNNNNNNNNNNNNNNNNNNNNNGTGGAGTTTATTGCTGGGGACATGATGGAGTTCATTCCACCTGCAGACTGCATTTTACTCAAGGTATTATTCTTCTTCTATCGCTGCAGAAATTACTACTCAAGTTAGTTTTGTTGATATTAACTGTTGTTGGATTTGGTACGCAGTACGTGCTGCATAACTGGACCGACGAGGATTGTGTGAAGATCCTGACACGATGCAGAGAGGCCATTTCCCATCATAAAAATGGGAAGATCATCATCATTGATGCAGTGGTTGGGTCTCCCTCACAAGATCTAGACCTACTCCAAACTCAACTCCTGATGGATATGGAGATGATGTCATTATTTATGGCAAAGGAACGATATGAGCACGAGTGGAACAAAATATTCGCCGAAGCAGGATTTATTAACTACAAGATTCAACACACCCTAGGTCTGCGATCGGTCATTGAACTCTACATATAAGTACTTgttgatccatagatcaatctacTGAGTAATAAAGGGCCATGTACACCAATCAGTCCATCTAGAGGCCGGGCTATCCCCTTTCCGAAATAAAAGTTCGATCTACCTAGCGAGTAGTATCCTTGTGTCATGTTCCAGTTTGCTTTGTAATAAAAACAGAGTGTGTCAGTACAACTGCTACTTCCCAGTCTTTTCTGCCTTTCTTGCAGTTAATCATGTGTCCCATGATCTNNNNNNNNNNNNNNNNNNNNNNNNNNNNNNNNNNNNNNNNNNNNNNNNNNNNNNNNNNNNNNNNNNNNNNNNNNNNNNNNNNNNNNNNNNNNNNNNNNNNNNNNNNNNNNNNNNNNNNNNNNNNNNNNNNNNNNNNNNNNNNNNNNNNNNNNNNNNNNNNNNNNNNNNNNNNNNNNNNNNNNNNNNNNNNNNNNNNNNNNNNNNNNNNNNNNNNNNNNNNNNNNNNNNNNNNNNNNNNNNNNNNNNNNNNNNNNNNNNNNNNNNNNNNNNNNNNNNNNNNNNNNNNNNNNNNNNNNNNNNNNNNNNNNNNNNNNNNNNNNNNNNNNNNNNNNNNNNNNNNNNNNNNNNNNNNNNNNNNNNNNNNNNNNNNNNN includes:
- the LOC119345931 gene encoding probable O-methyltransferase 2; translation: MGAIEISSAELLQAEADLIRHSLGYLKSMALHCAVKLGIPDALQRCGGSASLAELLATLRIPQTKQPYLSRLMKVLAMEGLRFVSVTNGDVYHLNTLSRLLISDEGSHAWRMSPCVMLSTTPQFIGSALRLGQWFQSEGDGD